One genomic window of Oryctolagus cuniculus chromosome 11, mOryCun1.1, whole genome shotgun sequence includes the following:
- the CCDC65 gene encoding dynein regulatory complex subunit 2 isoform X3, whose product MELETLTKEFETERKTILEQHEKEIHYLQDVFMAMEQNYIDSEYESKLEFQSMWDDLKNKNLEEKHFLRLQLENIVEDLWKRFQDALKNYADATEDRKIAFETLKVKDEKSSKEIEAQMKKIQKLQEAISISKGKILLQSRESEDQNQYIRNDKELVLVQLRKLKAQRTRAREIAQENLMKLTLESNATLKALRKIVDKGEKILKLAEICRKFETEEEKVLPFYSSVLTPEEQEEIEEQNQEELTEELVEVMADYVGMENFWKRYNKVKLEKLSLLQRRTRLLEINGKLREMLKQYLDGISVSDEILSQLNPLFIVNHQSNLPPVAPGPQPPSREPAAAYNVIEAAHVIAHTL is encoded by the exons ATGGAGCTGGAGACCCTAACCAAGGAGTTTGAGACAGAAAG GAAGACAATTCTTGAACAACATGAGAAAGAGATCCACTACTTACAGGACGTCTTCATGGCCATGGAGCAGAACTACATAGATTCCGAGTATGAAAGCAAACTGGAGTTCCAGAGCATGTGGGATGACCTCAAAAACAAG AATTTAGAAGAGAAGCATTTCCTAAGGCTGCAGCTGGAGAACATAGTGGAAGATCTGTGGAAAAGGTTCCAGGATGCACTCAAGAATTACGCCGACGCCACCGAGGATCGGAAGATCGCCTTCGAGACTCTGAAGGTGAAGGATGAGAAGAGCTCGAAAGAGATTGAGGCGCagatgaagaaaatacagaagctGCAG GAGGCCATCAGCATTTCAAAAGGCAAGATCCTGCTGCAGAGCCGCGAGAGTGAGGATCAGAACCAGTACATCCGTAATGACAAGGAACTGGTCCTTGTACAACTGCGGAAACTTAAGGCCCAGAGGACCCGGGCTAGGGAAATAGCCCAGGAGAACTTAATGAAGCTAACCCTGGAAAGTAACGCCACCCTCAAGGCCCTGAGAAAGATTGTGGATAAg GGCGAAAAGATCCTTAAACTTGCTGAAATATGTAGGAAATTCGAAACGGAAGAAGAAAAGGTGCTGCCTTTTTATTCATCCGTGCTGACTCCCGAGGAGCAGGAGGAGATTGAGGAGCAGAACCAAGAGGAGCTGACCGAGGAGCTGGTGGAG GTGATGGCAGACTATGTCGGGATGGAGAACTTCTGGAAAAGGTACAACAAGGTGAAACTGGAGAAACTGAGCCTGCTGCAGCGGCGCACGCGGCTCCTGGAGATCAATGGGAAGCTGCGGGAGATGCTTAAGCAGTACTTGGATGGCATCTCGGTGAGCGACGAGATACTGAGCCAGCTCAACCCGCTCTTCATCGTCAATCACCAGAGCAACCTGCCCCCAGTggcacctgggccccagccccccagcagAGAGCCTGCGGCCGCTTACAATGTCATCGAGGCAGCCCATGTGATCGCCCACACCCTGTGA
- the ARF3 gene encoding ADP-ribosylation factor 3: MGNIFGNLLKSLIGKKEMRILMVGLDAAGKTTILYKLKLGEIVTTIPTIGFNVETVEYKNISFTVWDVGGQDKIRPLWRHYFQNTQGLIFVVDSNDRERVNEAREELMRMLAEDELRDAVLLVFANKQDLPNAMNAAEITDKLGLHSLRHRNWYIQATCATSGDGLYEGLDWLANQLKNKK, translated from the exons ATGGGCAATATCTTTGGAAACCTTCTTAAGAGCCTGATTGGCAAGAAGGAGATGCGCATCCTGATGGTGGGGCTGGATGCTGCGGGGAAGACCACCATCCTGTACAAGCTGAAGCTGGGCGAGATCGTCACCACCATCCCTACCATCG GGTTCAACGTGGAGACGGTGGAGTATAAGAACATCAGCTTcacagtgtgggatgtgggtggccaggacaAGATTCGGCCCCTCTGGAGACACTACTTCCAGAACACTCAAG GGTTGATATTTGTGGTTGACAGCAATGACCGGGAGCGAGTAAATGAGGCCCGGGAGGAACTGATGCGGATGCTGGCGGAGGACGAACTCCGGGATGCTGTGCTCCTTGTCTTTGCAAACAAACAG GATCTGCCTAACGCTATGAATGCTGCTGAGATCACGGACAAGCTGGGCCTGCATTCCCTACGTCACCGCAACTGGTACATTCAGGCCACCTGTGCCACCAGCGGGGATGGGCTGTACGAAGGCCTGGACTGGCTGGCCAATCAGCTCAAAAACAAGAAGTGA
- the CCDC65 gene encoding dynein regulatory complex subunit 2 isoform X1, translating into MPKRGKKAKIPLSEEEQLLLFQQKLLAEEEIAKKKERLLSQFLKDKLAKEEHNSALNLNKINTQWRAILREVKTRELHRDIEILSQTFERVVDCKDSVIKSLAKDLSEAEEQYAHALRSHLHNIDQLLALQRRRLSLLEESYVMELETLTKEFETERKTILEQHEKEIHYLQDVFMAMEQNYIDSEYESKLEFQSMWDDLKNKNLEEKHFLRLQLENIVEDLWKRFQDALKNYADATEDRKIAFETLKVKDEKSSKEIEAQMKKIQKLQEAISISKGKILLQSRESEDQNQYIRNDKELVLVQLRKLKAQRTRAREIAQENLMKLTLESNATLKALRKIVDKGEKILKLAEICRKFETEEEKVLPFYSSVLTPEEQEEIEEQNQEELTEELVEVMADYVGMENFWKRYNKVKLEKLSLLQRRTRLLEINGKLREMLKQYLDGISVSDEILSQLNPLFIVNHQSNLPPVAPGPQPPSREPAAAYNVIEAAHVIAHTL; encoded by the exons ATGCCTAAACGAGGGAAAAAGGCCAAGATCCCTttgtcggaagaggagcagctgctgctGTTTCAGCAGAAGTTGCTAGCGGAGGAAGAGATAGCCAAGAAGAAAGAGAGGCTCCTCAGCCAGTTCTTGAAG GACAAGCTGGCCAAGGAGGAGCACAACAGTGCTCTGAACCTCAATAAAATCAACACGCAGTGGAGAGCCATCCTGCGGGAAGTGAAGACCAGGGAGCTGCACAGGGACATTGAAATCCTCAGCCAGACGTTTGAGCGTGTGGTGGACTGCAAGGACAGTGTCATCAAG tcCTTAGCAAAGGACCTGTCAGAAGCTGAGGAGCAGTATGCCCACGCCCTCCGCAGCCACCTGCACAACATTGACCAGCTCTTGGCCCTGCAGAGGCGCCGGCTGAGCCTCCTGGAGGAGAGCTATGTCATGGAGCTGGAGACCCTAACCAAGGAGTTTGAGACAGAAAG GAAGACAATTCTTGAACAACATGAGAAAGAGATCCACTACTTACAGGACGTCTTCATGGCCATGGAGCAGAACTACATAGATTCCGAGTATGAAAGCAAACTGGAGTTCCAGAGCATGTGGGATGACCTCAAAAACAAG AATTTAGAAGAGAAGCATTTCCTAAGGCTGCAGCTGGAGAACATAGTGGAAGATCTGTGGAAAAGGTTCCAGGATGCACTCAAGAATTACGCCGACGCCACCGAGGATCGGAAGATCGCCTTCGAGACTCTGAAGGTGAAGGATGAGAAGAGCTCGAAAGAGATTGAGGCGCagatgaagaaaatacagaagctGCAG GAGGCCATCAGCATTTCAAAAGGCAAGATCCTGCTGCAGAGCCGCGAGAGTGAGGATCAGAACCAGTACATCCGTAATGACAAGGAACTGGTCCTTGTACAACTGCGGAAACTTAAGGCCCAGAGGACCCGGGCTAGGGAAATAGCCCAGGAGAACTTAATGAAGCTAACCCTGGAAAGTAACGCCACCCTCAAGGCCCTGAGAAAGATTGTGGATAAg GGCGAAAAGATCCTTAAACTTGCTGAAATATGTAGGAAATTCGAAACGGAAGAAGAAAAGGTGCTGCCTTTTTATTCATCCGTGCTGACTCCCGAGGAGCAGGAGGAGATTGAGGAGCAGAACCAAGAGGAGCTGACCGAGGAGCTGGTGGAG GTGATGGCAGACTATGTCGGGATGGAGAACTTCTGGAAAAGGTACAACAAGGTGAAACTGGAGAAACTGAGCCTGCTGCAGCGGCGCACGCGGCTCCTGGAGATCAATGGGAAGCTGCGGGAGATGCTTAAGCAGTACTTGGATGGCATCTCGGTGAGCGACGAGATACTGAGCCAGCTCAACCCGCTCTTCATCGTCAATCACCAGAGCAACCTGCCCCCAGTggcacctgggccccagccccccagcagAGAGCCTGCGGCCGCTTACAATGTCATCGAGGCAGCCCATGTGATCGCCCACACCCTGTGA
- the FKBP11 gene encoding peptidyl-prolyl cis-trans isomerase FKBP11: MTLCPSRLPLHLLLLLWLRGAVCRADAGFETESPVRTLQVETLVQPPEPCAEPAAFGDTLHIHYTGSLVDGRIIDTSLTRDPLIIELGQKQVIPGLEQSLLDMCVGEKRRAIIPSHLAYGKRGFPPSIPADAVVQYDVELIALIRANYWHKLVKGVLPLLGMAMVPALLGLIGYHLYKKANTPKVSKKKLKEEKRNKSKKK, translated from the exons ATGACCCTGTGCCCCTCGCGCCTTCCgctccatctgctgctgctgctgtggctcagaggggcGGTGTGCCGGGCAGACGCCGGCTTCGAAACCGAAAGTCCCGTACGGACCCTCCAAGTGGAGACCCTG GTGCAGCCCCCCGAGCCGTGCGCGGAGCCCGCTGCTTTTGGAGACACGCTTCACATACACTACACG GGCAGCTTGGTAGATGGACGCATAATTGACACCTCTCTGACCAGAGACCCTCTGATTATAGAACTTGGCCAAAAGCAGGTGATCCCAG GTCTGGAGCAAAGCCTTCTAGACATGTGTGTGGG agagaagaggagagcaaTCATCCCATCTCACTTGGCTTATGGGAAACGGGGCTTTCCACCGTCTATCCCAG cgGATGCAGTGGTGCAGTATGACGTCGAGCTGATTGCCCTGATCCGAGCCAACTACTGGCACAAGCTGGTGAAGGGCGTCTTGCCACTGCTAGGCAtggccatggtgccagccctcctGGGCCTCATTGGCTATCACCTGTACAAAAAGGCCAACACACCCAAAGTCTCCAAAAAGAAGCTCAAGGAAGAGAAGCGAAAtaagagcaaaaagaaataa
- the CCDC65 gene encoding dynein regulatory complex subunit 2 isoform X2: protein MPKRGKKAKIPLSEEEQLLLFQQKLLAEEEIAKKKERLLSQFLKDKLAKEEHNSALNLNKINTQWRAILREVKTRELHRDIEILSQTFERVVDCKDSVIKSLAKDLSEAEEQYAHALRSHLHNIDQLLALQRRRLSLLEESYVMELETLTKEFETERKTILEQHEKEIHYLQDVFMAMEQNYIDSEYESKLEFQSMWDDLKNKNLEEKHFLRLQLENIVEDLWKRFQDALKNYADATEDRKIAFETLKVKDEKSSKEIEAQMKKIQKLQGEKILKLAEICRKFETEEEKVLPFYSSVLTPEEQEEIEEQNQEELTEELVEVMADYVGMENFWKRYNKVKLEKLSLLQRRTRLLEINGKLREMLKQYLDGISVSDEILSQLNPLFIVNHQSNLPPVAPGPQPPSREPAAAYNVIEAAHVIAHTL, encoded by the exons ATGCCTAAACGAGGGAAAAAGGCCAAGATCCCTttgtcggaagaggagcagctgctgctGTTTCAGCAGAAGTTGCTAGCGGAGGAAGAGATAGCCAAGAAGAAAGAGAGGCTCCTCAGCCAGTTCTTGAAG GACAAGCTGGCCAAGGAGGAGCACAACAGTGCTCTGAACCTCAATAAAATCAACACGCAGTGGAGAGCCATCCTGCGGGAAGTGAAGACCAGGGAGCTGCACAGGGACATTGAAATCCTCAGCCAGACGTTTGAGCGTGTGGTGGACTGCAAGGACAGTGTCATCAAG tcCTTAGCAAAGGACCTGTCAGAAGCTGAGGAGCAGTATGCCCACGCCCTCCGCAGCCACCTGCACAACATTGACCAGCTCTTGGCCCTGCAGAGGCGCCGGCTGAGCCTCCTGGAGGAGAGCTATGTCATGGAGCTGGAGACCCTAACCAAGGAGTTTGAGACAGAAAG GAAGACAATTCTTGAACAACATGAGAAAGAGATCCACTACTTACAGGACGTCTTCATGGCCATGGAGCAGAACTACATAGATTCCGAGTATGAAAGCAAACTGGAGTTCCAGAGCATGTGGGATGACCTCAAAAACAAG AATTTAGAAGAGAAGCATTTCCTAAGGCTGCAGCTGGAGAACATAGTGGAAGATCTGTGGAAAAGGTTCCAGGATGCACTCAAGAATTACGCCGACGCCACCGAGGATCGGAAGATCGCCTTCGAGACTCTGAAGGTGAAGGATGAGAAGAGCTCGAAAGAGATTGAGGCGCagatgaagaaaatacagaagctGCAG GGCGAAAAGATCCTTAAACTTGCTGAAATATGTAGGAAATTCGAAACGGAAGAAGAAAAGGTGCTGCCTTTTTATTCATCCGTGCTGACTCCCGAGGAGCAGGAGGAGATTGAGGAGCAGAACCAAGAGGAGCTGACCGAGGAGCTGGTGGAG GTGATGGCAGACTATGTCGGGATGGAGAACTTCTGGAAAAGGTACAACAAGGTGAAACTGGAGAAACTGAGCCTGCTGCAGCGGCGCACGCGGCTCCTGGAGATCAATGGGAAGCTGCGGGAGATGCTTAAGCAGTACTTGGATGGCATCTCGGTGAGCGACGAGATACTGAGCCAGCTCAACCCGCTCTTCATCGTCAATCACCAGAGCAACCTGCCCCCAGTggcacctgggccccagccccccagcagAGAGCCTGCGGCCGCTTACAATGTCATCGAGGCAGCCCATGTGATCGCCCACACCCTGTGA